In Desulfuribacillus alkaliarsenatis, a genomic segment contains:
- a CDS encoding AbrB/MazE/SpoVT family DNA-binding domain-containing protein has product MNNAERKITKIGNSFGVTIPNELLKQAGLKHGDDIQLELKDGEIKISKSRMVALPEGISDDFFDVLNETVSDYDRTIKGLVKR; this is encoded by the coding sequence ATGAATAATGCAGAGCGGAAGATAACTAAAATAGGAAATTCATTTGGCGTGACGATTCCAAATGAATTGTTGAAACAAGCTGGTTTAAAACATGGTGATGATATTCAACTAGAACTAAAAGATGGTGAGATTAAGATTTCGAAGAGTCGCATGGTTGCTTTGCCTGAAGGGATTTCAGATGACTTTTTTGATGTTTTGAATGAAACTGTATCAGACTATGATCGAACAATTAAAGGCTTAGTAAAACGATGA
- a CDS encoding sigma-70 family RNA polymerase sigma factor gives MKNHESHEHHAYHAYHEHRVEEFQQQYQVQSESYHQLFEQLEKDYKPLLQGAVYHYRFAGEREDLLQVARISFFQGLLQFNGGSGVYFGHYIKRKVYGDLRTYTRREMRTKEREQLAAVDEKGQSLIETLLMSGDDDHDSVECNLTWQSLLDCLCLSEQDRQLIELIYRMQYRFAEIARLWSMDASTIRKRHKRILSMNLASRCRATGNDIIYRQ, from the coding sequence ATGAAAAACCATGAAAGCCATGAACATCATGCATATCATGCATATCATGAACATCGTGTAGAGGAGTTTCAACAGCAGTATCAAGTTCAATCTGAGAGTTATCATCAATTATTTGAGCAACTGGAAAAGGATTACAAGCCGTTGTTGCAGGGGGCGGTGTATCATTATCGCTTTGCAGGCGAGAGGGAAGATTTGTTGCAAGTGGCTCGAATCAGCTTCTTCCAAGGGTTATTGCAGTTTAATGGTGGTAGTGGGGTTTACTTTGGTCATTATATTAAGCGTAAAGTATACGGTGATTTGCGCACTTATACTCGCAGGGAGATGCGAACTAAGGAAAGGGAGCAGCTTGCAGCAGTTGATGAGAAAGGTCAATCTCTGATTGAGACGTTGTTAATGAGTGGCGACGATGATCATGACAGTGTGGAATGCAACTTAACCTGGCAATCGTTACTTGATTGTCTCTGTTTGTCTGAACAAGACCGTCAGCTTATAGAGTTGATTTATCGGATGCAGTATCGCTTTGCTGAGATTGCCCGCTTGTGGAGTATGGATGCAAGCACGATTCGTAAGCGCCATAAGCGAATATTATCTATGAATCTAGCAAGTCGTTGTCGTGCAACTGGAAATGATATAATATATAGACAATAG
- a CDS encoding type II toxin-antitoxin system death-on-curing family toxin: protein MRYLSEQEVIAINYFLIERYSSGEQKGVKQTVFGADAYVDVFEKGAALFESIAKNHCFQNANKRTAFVVLLQFLSYNGYYFKMDQQAAENFVVDVVNHKYDFKEIVNVIKENSRVK, encoded by the coding sequence ATGAGATATTTGTCAGAGCAAGAGGTTATAGCGATTAACTATTTCTTGATTGAAAGATATTCATCGGGAGAGCAAAAAGGGGTAAAACAAACAGTTTTTGGCGCAGATGCTTATGTAGATGTGTTTGAAAAAGGGGCAGCCCTATTTGAATCCATAGCTAAAAATCATTGTTTTCAAAACGCTAATAAGCGAACTGCCTTTGTGGTACTATTACAATTTCTATCTTATAACGGCTATTATTTCAAAATGGATCAGCAGGCTGCCGAAAACTTTGTGGTAGATGTCGTAAATCATAAGTATGATTTCAAAGAAATAGTTAACGTCATCAAAGAAAATTCAAGGGTTAAATGA